AATCCGAGGAACTGGCTGATGGATCGTTCGAGCGCGGCCGCTTCGTTGAAGATGACATTCGCCGTGCCGTGGCGGTCGTCGTTCTGGTCGGTCTTGCGCATAAGCAATTCGGCCATGCCGCTGATAACGCTGACGGGGTTGCGCAACTCGTGCACGACGCCTGCAGTCAGCTCGCCAAGCGCGGCCAACTGCCGGTTGAGTTCCGCGGACCGCTCTTGTCTGCGGCGTTCGGTCATGTCGGTGAAGAGAAATGCCGCGCCGTTGAAGGGTTTCTCCCCTTGAATCAAGGACACGGAAAGACCGATGTGTTTTGAAGCGCCGTCGGACAGGGGTAACACGATTTCGCGGCGCGCAATGGGTTTGCACGACGTGTGGACCTCGTTCCAGACTTCCACCAGCGGCGCCAAATGCGGCAGTCTGTCGATGCGAATGCCAATCTTGAGCTCGTCGTCGGAGAGGTGCAGGTGGGCGCGCGCAGCGGGATTCACGGCGGTGATCACGCCTTCTTCGTCCACGGCCAGCACACCGCTGCCAAGGCTGTCGATGATATGGCGATACGTCTCGCTCATCGTCAATTCCCCTGCTGGAGCCGCACTTTGATTGCCTGCGCCAACTGAGCGAACTCGTCCAAGGTCAACGTCTGCGGACGCCTCGATGGGTCGATACCGGTGGCGTCAAAAGCCTCCAACACCACTTCGGCGGGCGCGCCGAATGAGCCGGACTTGGTGAGCGAGTTGCGAAGCGTCTTCCTCCGGTGCGCGAACGCGGACCGGATCAGGCGCGTCATGAATCGCACATCCACATCGGCGCAAACGGGCGTTGAACGCCGGCGCAACCGCACGATGCAACTGTCGACTTTGGGCTGCGGGCGGAAACAGGTATTGGGAACGCGGTGGACCAGTTCAACTTCGGAGTACAACTGGGCGGCGAGCGCCAACACGCCGTATTCTTTGCCGTTCACGGGAGCGACCATGCGCAACGCGACCTCTTCCTGCACCATCACGACGAGTCGCTCGAACGGCACCGGGGATTCCCAGAAATGGAAGATGACGGGCGTCGTGATGTAGTAAGGAAGATTGGAGATCATCTTGTAGGTCGAGCCGCCGGGCAAGTACTCGTCCAGCAACTTGGGCAGGCTGTGGTTGAGAATATCGCCGCGAAAAAGCCGAATGTTCGGCGTCTGCCCGAAACGGTCTTCCAGGCAGGGCATGAAGTCGCGGTCGATTTCCACGGCTAGCAAACGACCGGCTTTGGGAGCGATCACTTCGGTCAGCGCGCCCAGTCCGGCCCCGACTTCCACGACGTCGTCGGTAGACTCCAATTCGGCGGCATCAACCATGATCCGGTTGATGTTCTCGTCCAGAAGCAGATTCTGACCGAGCTGTTTCTTGAAGGAGATGTTGTACTGCGTGCACAAGTCTCTGAGCGCCATGCTACCCACCGTCATGTTGTTTCCGAATTTGAGCTTAGGGCGCTCGTAGACAAAGTTCAAGAGGCATTTGCGGTAACACGTATGGCAAACCGCGCGCTACTGCTCACGGAAATGGCCCGGTTGATGGCGACTTCCGTGATTACCTGCGTGGTCATCGCATCTTTCGGCGGACTCGAAACGTAAATCGTTATGTGGACCTGCTCAGGCAAGGACTTCAGCACGTTGACGTCCACGCCGCTAACGCGATACCCGCCTGTGGGAAACTGAAACACGCCATTGAGCGACCAGCCATCGGCTCCGTAGGTCAGCGTTCCCGCAAGTCCGTAGGGGCCTTTGAACGTGTACCCGCCTTCGGCGCGCGCATCCAGCACGACGTCCTGCTCCACCACCTGCGGTTCCGGCGCGGAAGAACGGCAGGCACAGGCCGCCACCAACATCGCCAATACCAGGGTCGCGCGTAGGGTCGTCAGCTTCACGGTTTATTTGCCTCCGCGGGAAGTGTCAGTTTGTATTTGCATCCCGGTTTGATGCTCATCGGTTCCGTAGCGGCAATCAGGGTGAGGCCGTCGTCGCCGTAGATCTCGAAGCGCCCCTTGAGAACAGGCTCATCGCGCAGGCGCAGCAACTGCCGATCGGGACCGATAGCACGCTCGGGATTCGAGCGGGCCTTGTCGTCGGCCACGAAGACGACGCGTTTTTGCAGCCAGCGCGCGTAGATGCGATTGCGGTTGAGTTCGGGAACCGGGCCGGCTCCGTAGAGCACGCCCAGCACGCGGTTGTCCTGGCACACCCATCCGACCGCGACGATGTACTGGTCTTCTTCGCCGTTGTTGCGGAACAGTTGCCGTTCTTCGCCCCATGCGATTCCGTCGCGTGAGAGGCTGTACCAAATGGAGTTCGTGTTCATATGCAACCCCATCAGATACCAAGGCCCTTCATGATTCACAAGCTTCTTCACGTCGTTAATGGCGTGCTCCGTCTGCATCACGCTCTTTTCGAACTGGTAGTGCTTGCCGTCTTTACCGGTCGCAAGGAAGAGCTGCCCGCGATTGGAGTAGTCGTTGAAATACAGCCGAAGCGTGTCGCCTTCCCGAAACAGCACGTTCACACCGTTGATGTCGGCCTGCGGATAGTTGGCATAGCCATCGATTGTGACGACGTCCTCCTGTGCCGCTTGATACGGAGCAGGCGCTCCATTCCACGTCTGGCCGTCGGGGCTGGAGAAATAGGCGGGTTTGTTCTTGCCGTTGGCGTCGGGGTAGGCCGTGCACATCATCTCGAAGCGGCCGTCGTCGTTCCGGAACGCGTTCACGTTGCACACGTGCGTGAATACGCCGTGTCCGATCACGGTATCTCGGGGACCGAAGTCGAGGAAGTCCTTCGTGGGTGTGGAGTAGATCTGGTCGTTGCCCGTGTCCGAGCCGTCCCAGGCGCCATAGAAAACACGCCAGCCTTCAGGAACCGGCACGGCGGAGGGTGCGTAGATGTTTCGGAAGGGGCCGCCTCGCCGCGGTTCGAGCAACGGCATTCGGAGATCGGGCACGAAGT
This DNA window, taken from Candidatus Hydrogenedentota bacterium, encodes the following:
- a CDS encoding PAS domain-containing protein is translated as MSETYRHIIDSLGSGVLAVDEEGVITAVNPAARAHLHLSDDELKIGIRIDRLPHLAPLVEVWNEVHTSCKPIARREIVLPLSDGASKHIGLSVSLIQGEKPFNGAAFLFTDMTERRRQERSAELNRQLAALGELTAGVVHELRNPVSVISGMAELLMRKTDQNDDRHGTANVIFNEAAALERSISQFLGFARPFELQMGTCSVDDIVQRSVQLCRRRASGKDVSVEAAVAPTLPLVRADVYRMAQALSNVLNNAIEAAPEGGFAIIEAYQQHDDIVFEIADNGPGIALGSGEDLFTPFFTKKEGGTGLGLSIAHRIITAHKGTIQHANQREGGARFVVRIPIKPDEATDVIF
- the rsmA gene encoding 16S rRNA (adenine(1518)-N(6)/adenine(1519)-N(6))-dimethyltransferase RsmA — protein: MTVGSMALRDLCTQYNISFKKQLGQNLLLDENINRIMVDAAELESTDDVVEVGAGLGALTEVIAPKAGRLLAVEIDRDFMPCLEDRFGQTPNIRLFRGDILNHSLPKLLDEYLPGGSTYKMISNLPYYITTPVIFHFWESPVPFERLVVMVQEEVALRMVAPVNGKEYGVLALAAQLYSEVELVHRVPNTCFRPQPKVDSCIVRLRRRSTPVCADVDVRFMTRLIRSAFAHRRKTLRNSLTKSGSFGAPAEVVLEAFDATGIDPSRRPQTLTLDEFAQLAQAIKVRLQQGN
- a CDS encoding protease complex subunit PrcB family protein, whose protein sequence is MKLTTLRATLVLAMLVAACACRSSAPEPQVVEQDVVLDARAEGGYTFKGPYGLAGTLTYGADGWSLNGVFQFPTGGYRVSGVDVNVLKSLPEQVHITIYVSSPPKDAMTTQVITEVAINRAISVSSSARFAIRVTANAS